In Candidatus Dadabacteria bacterium, a genomic segment contains:
- the ileS gene encoding isoleucine--tRNA ligase, which translates to MQQKINYKDTLNLPRTDFPMKANLQQKEPLIQKSWEKEDLFGEIREKSRDREKFLFHDGPPYANGPIHLGHLLNKVLKDLVVRSKIMEGFDVDFVPGWDCHGLPIEHKVLKELGEDATSMPALSIRRNCGKYAAKYVKMQSKQMIRLGTLANYKQPYLTMTPDYEAGVLKAFSQLLEKGLVYRDLKPVHWSIDNRTALAEAELEYYEREDRSVYVLFEVDDPAALPPSLNAEQAERVCLMIWTTTPWTLPANLAVAVAPKGKYGLYRSPEGENLIIGEALCEEVFEKSGRKDYEKAGSCLGEEFSERGVSCNHPFIERKSVVVTADYVTFSTGTGCVHTAPGHGDEDYRTGLQEGLDIYCPVKEDGTFDDTAPEWLRGKGVWESNELVTHRLADTGNLFHSEPYTHSYPHDWRSKTPTIFRATDQWFIHMDKPFGETGKTLREIAIDAVGKKIDFYPDWGRSRLGGMLESRPDWCISRQRSWGLPLPYFTDGEGRAVMTAKIVVAVAEKIGEKGSDVWFFSEPHQLLDNYDPQGDPEAPDWLKSKEDLKGLLKGGDVFDVWLESGSSWNSVLNARDLGYPADMYLEGSDQHRGWFQSSLLVALGATGEPPFRALFTHGFMVDARGRKMSKSGGNAIEVEDILSKYGADICRWWVSSLSYSNDIKVDWEFFDIAADEYRKIRNTIRFLLGNLNDFDPAQDSIEFEEDDRNSIDHWAYCEFTKFANETLDAYSGFSYKQASDLIFSFCSDEMSAVYLACIKDRLYCEKKDSRKRRRAQTVMYQVADGIIKFLAPVLVHTSFEAYKSLKRENDANVHIETFLRVEKVEADKTWNDVMDIRKLCLKALEDARGESGINNPLDAALSVTVNKDLFDDIKKFEPELEDLCGVSRFEISAGEEIHVELTDLSQEPRCERSWKRGRTVKKRTNGRFLSERDASVLGL; encoded by the coding sequence ATGCAGCAGAAAATAAACTACAAAGACACCCTTAACCTTCCCAGAACGGATTTCCCGATGAAGGCCAACCTGCAGCAAAAAGAACCTCTCATTCAGAAATCCTGGGAAAAGGAAGACCTCTTCGGAGAAATCCGCGAAAAAAGCCGCGACCGTGAAAAGTTCCTTTTCCATGACGGGCCCCCTTACGCAAATGGCCCCATTCACTTGGGACACCTGCTTAACAAGGTTCTAAAGGACCTTGTCGTGCGCTCAAAGATAATGGAAGGGTTTGACGTGGATTTCGTTCCCGGCTGGGATTGCCACGGTCTCCCGATAGAGCACAAGGTCTTAAAAGAACTGGGGGAAGACGCAACTTCCATGCCGGCGCTCTCAATCAGACGCAACTGCGGCAAATACGCGGCGAAATACGTAAAAATGCAGTCAAAGCAGATGATCCGCCTCGGGACTCTGGCCAACTACAAACAACCCTATCTGACAATGACCCCCGATTATGAAGCCGGAGTGTTAAAGGCCTTTTCACAACTGCTTGAAAAAGGCCTTGTTTACAGGGACTTAAAACCTGTCCACTGGTCAATCGATAACCGCACTGCCCTCGCCGAGGCGGAACTCGAATACTACGAAAGAGAGGACAGGAGCGTCTACGTGCTCTTTGAAGTTGACGATCCGGCGGCGCTGCCCCCGTCCCTTAACGCGGAACAAGCCGAAAGGGTATGCCTTATGATATGGACCACAACACCATGGACCCTTCCGGCAAACCTCGCCGTCGCCGTAGCCCCGAAGGGGAAATACGGTCTTTACAGGTCCCCTGAAGGTGAGAATCTGATTATCGGCGAGGCACTTTGCGAAGAAGTTTTCGAAAAATCGGGAAGAAAGGATTACGAAAAAGCCGGTTCCTGCCTAGGAGAGGAATTCTCGGAACGGGGCGTATCATGCAACCACCCGTTTATTGAAAGAAAATCAGTCGTAGTAACGGCCGATTACGTAACTTTTTCAACCGGCACAGGATGTGTCCATACGGCCCCCGGTCACGGCGATGAAGACTACAGAACCGGTCTTCAGGAGGGGCTTGATATCTACTGTCCGGTTAAAGAGGACGGCACTTTTGACGATACGGCGCCGGAATGGCTGAGAGGGAAGGGGGTCTGGGAAAGCAATGAATTGGTAACGCATAGACTTGCGGATACTGGAAACCTTTTTCACTCAGAACCCTATACACACAGTTATCCGCATGACTGGCGAAGCAAGACGCCTACCATATTCAGAGCGACAGATCAGTGGTTCATACATATGGACAAACCGTTTGGCGAGACCGGAAAGACCCTGAGAGAAATAGCAATTGACGCGGTCGGGAAAAAAATCGATTTCTATCCGGACTGGGGAAGAAGCCGCCTCGGCGGCATGCTTGAGTCAAGGCCTGACTGGTGCATATCGAGACAGAGATCATGGGGACTTCCGCTTCCATACTTCACGGACGGAGAGGGAAGGGCGGTTATGACGGCGAAAATCGTTGTGGCCGTTGCCGAAAAAATAGGGGAGAAGGGTTCTGATGTCTGGTTTTTCTCCGAGCCGCACCAGCTTCTTGATAACTATGATCCGCAGGGCGATCCCGAAGCCCCGGACTGGCTTAAGTCAAAAGAGGATTTGAAAGGCCTTTTAAAAGGCGGTGACGTATTTGACGTGTGGCTTGAATCGGGTTCTTCCTGGAACTCGGTCCTCAACGCAAGAGATCTCGGGTACCCGGCGGATATGTACCTTGAGGGTTCGGACCAGCACAGGGGCTGGTTCCAGTCCTCGCTTCTTGTGGCTCTGGGAGCAACCGGAGAGCCTCCCTTCCGTGCGCTTTTCACCCACGGATTCATGGTGGACGCCCGGGGCAGGAAAATGAGCAAATCCGGCGGCAACGCGATCGAGGTTGAAGATATCCTGAGCAAATACGGGGCGGACATCTGCAGATGGTGGGTAAGCTCGCTTAGCTACTCAAACGATATAAAAGTCGACTGGGAGTTTTTCGACATTGCCGCGGACGAGTACAGGAAAATAAGGAATACCATACGGTTTCTGCTTGGGAACTTAAATGACTTCGACCCGGCGCAGGACAGCATTGAATTCGAAGAGGATGACAGGAATTCGATTGACCACTGGGCATACTGCGAGTTCACCAAGTTCGCGAACGAAACCTTGGATGCCTACTCAGGCTTTAGCTACAAGCAGGCAAGCGATCTTATTTTCTCTTTTTGCTCCGATGAGATGAGCGCCGTTTACCTCGCGTGCATAAAAGACAGGCTTTACTGCGAAAAAAAGGACAGCAGGAAAAGAAGGCGCGCCCAGACGGTCATGTACCAAGTAGCCGATGGAATCATAAAGTTTCTCGCCCCTGTCCTAGTCCATACTTCCTTTGAAGCCTATAAATCCCTGAAAAGAGAGAACGATGCCAACGTGCACATTGAAACATTCCTACGCGTTGAGAAAGTTGAGGCCGATAAAACCTGGAACGATGTTATGGATATAAGGAAACTATGCCTAAAAGCCCTCGAGGATGCGCGGGGGGAGAGCGGCATAAACAACCCCCTTGACGCTGCTCTTTCAGTGACGGTTAACAAAGATCTTTTTGACGATATAAAGAAATTCGAACCGGAGCTTGAAGATCTCTGCGGGGTGAGCAGATTCGAGATCTCTGCGGGAGAAGAAATCCATGTGGAACTTACGGATCTTTCCCAGGAGCCTAGATGCGAGCGGTCCTGGAAGAGGGGAAGGACCGTAAAGAAAAGGACAAATGGAAGATTCCTCAGCGAGAGGGACGCGTCAGTGCTTGGGCTTTAG